A genomic window from Phoenix dactylifera cultivar Barhee BC4 chromosome 7, palm_55x_up_171113_PBpolish2nd_filt_p, whole genome shotgun sequence includes:
- the LOC103707787 gene encoding protein POLAR LOCALIZATION DURING ASYMMETRIC DIVISION AND REDISTRIBUTION-like, whose protein sequence is MAVFARLGRRNLRFFGGGETAGDRWEEKEKKRIVDYLHEPDDDDDAGGGEEMRAGKRKRRELSLSLPLSASSPNTSSTGGSSYSPRSLLSRWLLPLQKPSPSGGGEGGGGGGVGEVGSGVGCLLRFPRYSRRNTKKKKKKGKEKEVVGDGPGSGGSSTKLSVSSGEKPEGISFNLGMGLGLVFLLTKCASEFKRMTKMQAELEILLKEIKDEVQNNDVIYTFLESSNGVAFSAPDCSGDVSTSKAIPLQSRVASFHQEGAECATESDEKSTIYADKRRLKMDQLEAKLEVEIERMQLNLEGEDSSVLLGQHKIVLTGESSDSSGSFSINVGQDIEPKKENNGESSGVSALELERRLHELLHTKQQERIAELEYVLECTKRKLVEKEIEICWLRESASLASPHKDEKNPESIKKSSSFALDHLSC, encoded by the exons ATGGCGGTGTTCGCGAGGCTGGGAAGGAGGAACCTCCGATTCTTCGGGGGCGGAGAGACCGCCGGCGATCGTtgggaggagaaagagaagaagcgAATAGTGGATTACCTCCACGAGcctgacgacgacgacgacgccgGCGGTGGCGAGGAAATGAGGGCTGGCAAGAGAAAAAGGCGGGAGCTTTCCTTATCTCTTCCTCTTTCCGCTTCTTCTCCGAATACTTCTTCGACTGGTGGCTCGTCTTATTCTCCTCGGTCTCTTCTCTCCCGGTGGCTTCTCCCTCTTCAGAAGCCGTCGCCgagcggcggcggcgagggcggaggcggagggGGAGTTGGTGAAGTGGGCTCGGGAGTGGGATGTTTGCTGCGGTTCCCGAGGTATAGCCGTAGGAacacgaagaagaagaaaaagaaggggaaggagaaggaggtggTGGGGGATGGGCCTGGGTCTGGGGGGAGTAGTACGAAACTCTCCGTTTCTTCGG GTGAGAAGCCTGAAGGCATATCTTTTAACCTGGGTATGGGGCTAGGTCTTGTCTTCCTCCTGACCAAGTGTGCAAGTGAATTCAAAAGAATGACAAAAATGCAGGCAGAGCTGGAAATTCTGCTAAAAGAAATTAAAGATGAAGTTCAAAATAACGATGTTATTTATACCTTCTTGGAGTCAAGTAATGGTGTCGCCTTTTCTGCACCAGATTGCTCAGGTGATGTAAGTACAAGCAAGGCTATTCCCTTGCAGAGTCGCGTAGCATCTTTTCATCAGGAAGGGGCAGAATGTGCCACTGAATCTGATGAAAAGTCGACCATTTATGCTGATAAAAGGCGCCTAAAGATGGATCAACTGGAAGCAAAGCTCGAAGTTGAGATAGAACGTATGCAGCTTAACTTGGAAGGAGAAGATTCATCTGTACTCCTAGGACAACACAAAATTGTG TTGACCGGTGAGAGCAGTGATTCTTCCGGAAGCTTCAGTATAAATGTTGGACAAGACATTGAAcctaagaaagaaaataatggcGAATCTAGTGGTGTTTCTGCACTGGAGCTGGAGCGAAGGTTGCATGAGCTTCTACATACAAAACAGCAAGAGCGGATAGCAGAGTTGGAGTATGTGTTAGAATGCACCAAGAGGAAGCTTGTTGAGAAAGAAATTGAGATATGTTGGTTGAGGGAGAGTGCAAGTCTTGCTTCACCTCACAAGGATGAaaaaaatccagagagcatAAAAAAATCATCCTCTTTTGCTCTTGATCATCTCTCTTGTTAG
- the LOC103707789 gene encoding reticulon-like protein B21, producing MQGSYRRRVAARNGVVAGSVWERRMRMDEVKGGINVFKGRKDDGNAEEDGLRAHPRLRRNQSDSVSMERRKRRGWRPPEPAASGSMERSPIQLRKAKSELSNSPRIRHGHCGEIGEEKDFLDGAGNGGGVGEKKQVLLIGDGREDGGDEEEEVFEIEVEEEKKSFDDKEMDVPVEIPKSVEEEERINQIPVEKPKNVEEEERINQILVEKPKNVEEEERINKIRGVSVPPIVQKKPMPPVNRRAIHPEVIKATSVEVEEEIFVSRFGTSQNKMQNIVNLVMWRDVSKSAFVFGFGTFFLVSSSYTKDLKFSLISAISYLALIYLALIFFVKSILRRGTTTGYDERDQRYMVGEEEAIWLLRLFLPYINELLSKLRDLFSGDPATTMKLAVLLFVMARCGGSITIWTLAKLVFFGVFTIPRAYSSHSTQLAKYGKFWLERTRDGWESCTHKKAVVAAIFTLIWNLSSIVARIWAVFMLVVAVKFYQQCIVDGWSGQEELVVDEGQEDSQSGQNQVFERLHRQMGGPSVKLKKGM from the exons ATGCAGGGGAGCTATAGAAGGAGGGTTGCAGCTAGAAATGGTGTGGTGGCGGGCTCGGTCTGGGAGAGGAGGATGAGAATGGATGAAGTGAAGGGTGGGATCAATGTGTTCAAGGGCCGCAAAGATGATGGGAATGCCGAGGAGGATGGGCTCAGAGCGCACCCAAGGCTGAGGCGAAACCAGAGCGACAGCGTCTccatggagaggaggaagaggaggggttGGCGGCCGCCCGAGCCGGCGGCCAGTGGCTCAATGGAGAGAAGCCCAATTCAGCTGAGGAAAGCGAAATCAGAATTGTCGAATTCTCCGAGGATTCGCCATGGGCATTGTGGGGAAATTGGTGAGGAGAAGGATTTTTTGGACGGTGCAGGGAATGGAGGTGGGGTTGGGGAGAAGAAACAAGTGCTGCTTATAGGTGATGGGCGTGAGGATGGTGGcgatgaagaagaggaggttTTTGAGATCGAggtagaggaggagaagaagagcttcgaTGATAAGGAAATGGATGTACCAGTGGAGATACCAAAGagtgtggaggaggaggagagaattAATCAGATCCCGGTCGAGAAGCCGAAGaatgtggaggaggaggagagaattAATCAGATCCTGGTCGAGAAGCCGAAGaatgtggaggaggaggagagaattAACAAGATCCGTGGGGTATCAGTGCCGCCCATAGTACAGAAGAAGCCAATGCCGCCGGTGAATCGCCGGGCAATTCATCCGGAGGTTATAAAAGCAACTTCTG TTGAGGtagaagaagaaatttttgTGAGCAGATTCGGGACCAGCCAAAACAAAATGCAGAACATCG TGAATTTGGTGATGTGGAGGGATGTATCGAAATCGGCATTCGTCTTTGGTTTCGGGACATTCTTCCTCGTCTCCTCTTCTTATACCAAGGATCTTAAATTCAG CCTAATTTCAGCAATTTCCTATCTGGCTCTTATCTATCTCGCTTTGATTTTCTTTGTCAAGTCCATTCTCCGAAG GGGAACTACCACAGGATATGATGAAAGGGATCAGAGGTATATGGTGGGAGAGGAGGAGGCTATCTGGCTACTGAGGCTGTTCCTTCCTTACATAAACGAGCTACTATCAAAGCTGAGAGATCTTTTCTCTGGGGACCCTGCAACTACAATGAAG CTGGCGGTTCTGCTATTTGTGATGGCCAGGTGTGGAGGCTCCATCACCATATGGACATTGGCTAAACTGG TGTTCTTTGGAGTTTTCACCATCCCAAGGGCCTATTCTTCCCATTCAACTCAGCTGGCAAAATATG GCAAATTTTGGTTGGAGAGAACTAGAGATGGTTGGGAGTCATGCACCCACAAGAAAGCCGTCGTTGCGGCCATCTTCACCCTCATATGGAACCTCTCCTCTATTGTTGCTCGCATTTGGGCTG TGTTCATGCTGGTTGTGGCAGTCAAATTTTACCAGCAATGCATAGTAGATGGCTGGAGTGGGCAAGAGGAGTTGGTGGTGGACGAAGGACAAGAAGATTCCCAGTCAGGACAGAACCAGGTCTTTGAACGACTACACCGTCAGATGGGTGGGCCAAGTGTGAAGCTAAAGAAGGGGATGTAA